A single window of Micrococcaceae bacterium Sec5.1 DNA harbors:
- the smpB gene encoding SsrA-binding protein SmpB: MPKESGRKVVATNRKARHNYHVLDTYEAGIALMGTEVKSLREGHASMVDGFCTFYNDELWMEGIHIPEYHQGSWTNHAARRRRKLLLHRDELDKISQKIRESGFTVVPLQLYFLDGRAKVEIAIARGKKDYDKRQTLREQQDKRESLRELRERNRR, from the coding sequence GTGCCCAAGGAAAGTGGCCGTAAGGTAGTGGCCACCAATCGGAAGGCCCGGCATAACTACCATGTCCTGGATACCTATGAAGCTGGCATTGCGCTGATGGGTACGGAAGTGAAATCGCTCCGTGAAGGCCACGCCTCCATGGTGGACGGCTTCTGCACCTTCTACAATGACGAACTGTGGATGGAGGGCATCCACATCCCTGAATATCACCAGGGGAGCTGGACCAACCACGCCGCACGCCGCCGTCGTAAGCTTTTGCTTCACCGTGACGAACTGGACAAGATCTCCCAAAAGATCCGCGAATCCGGTTTCACCGTGGTGCCGTTGCAGCTTTACTTCCTGGACGGCCGGGCAAAGGTTGAAATAGCCATAGCTCGAGGTAAAAAGGACTACGACAAGCGCCAAACGCTGCGTGAGCAGCAGGATAAGCGCGAATCGTTGCGGGAGCTGCGGGAGCGTAACCGCCGCTAG
- a CDS encoding peptidoglycan DD-metalloendopeptidase family protein — protein MTTLDQNSLRRRLASGQARILGGVLALGLAVSLLSAVPTAHADSLDDQQAALEAESARVQASLEFVDSKIAKAAGDLVIYQGRLPGAQQALLEAQGRVASAVKEVEALAARVELAQQNKAKITEQLESDKQKITDTKKLIGQIASQAYKSGGVPTNIALLFGSNESGSLTESMDLADQAMRSQNAAMTKLTQQNATNVNSQARLAAVEAEIQDLKAKADAALEREKAARDEAASKKAEVDKLIEDTTRLNGQLQAAKPGIEADLARVKAEQDSVAAEIVERDRKLREAWEAEQRRLAAEAAAAAAAAAAAQGKPAPPEQPYVPPVGSPSAFGLRHPFASYVPITSGFGWRATPPGTIDFYGTGGYMHTGIDFGAACGTPVYAAAAGTVFNSGWNSADGGGWRVKLSHGVVQGNSLTTIYYHNSSIVVSNGQQVSQGQLIAYSGSTGNSTGCHAHFETWLNGAAVDPMTLL, from the coding sequence GTGGCGTGCTCGCCTTGGGCCTCGCCGTCAGCCTCCTGTCCGCTGTACCTACGGCCCATGCGGACAGCCTGGACGACCAACAAGCTGCGCTCGAGGCCGAATCGGCGCGCGTTCAGGCGTCCTTGGAGTTTGTGGACTCGAAGATCGCCAAGGCCGCCGGCGACCTCGTCATCTACCAAGGACGCCTCCCGGGCGCCCAGCAGGCACTTCTCGAAGCGCAGGGCCGCGTGGCCAGCGCTGTCAAGGAGGTCGAGGCGTTGGCAGCCCGGGTGGAGCTCGCCCAGCAGAACAAAGCCAAAATTACTGAGCAGCTTGAGAGTGACAAGCAGAAGATCACCGATACAAAGAAATTGATCGGCCAGATCGCCTCCCAGGCCTATAAATCCGGGGGTGTGCCCACCAACATCGCCCTGCTCTTCGGATCCAACGAGTCCGGCAGCCTGACAGAATCCATGGACCTCGCCGATCAGGCCATGCGAAGCCAGAACGCTGCAATGACCAAGTTGACCCAGCAGAACGCCACCAACGTAAACTCGCAGGCCCGGCTGGCCGCCGTCGAGGCTGAGATCCAGGACCTGAAGGCCAAAGCCGACGCCGCGCTGGAGCGGGAGAAGGCTGCGCGCGACGAGGCTGCGAGCAAGAAAGCCGAGGTCGACAAGCTCATCGAGGACACCACCCGCCTGAATGGACAACTACAGGCGGCCAAGCCCGGCATTGAAGCCGATCTTGCCCGTGTGAAGGCCGAACAGGACTCCGTTGCGGCCGAAATCGTCGAGAGGGACCGCAAGCTTCGGGAGGCGTGGGAGGCCGAGCAGCGTCGCCTTGCCGCGGAAGCCGCTGCTGCTGCGGCTGCCGCAGCAGCAGCGCAAGGAAAGCCGGCACCGCCCGAGCAGCCGTATGTCCCGCCGGTGGGTTCGCCGTCCGCGTTTGGTTTGCGACACCCCTTCGCCAGCTACGTACCCATCACGTCAGGATTCGGTTGGCGGGCAACCCCGCCCGGAACCATCGATTTCTACGGCACGGGTGGTTACATGCACACCGGCATCGACTTCGGTGCAGCCTGCGGTACTCCTGTTTACGCCGCAGCGGCTGGTACCGTCTTCAACTCCGGCTGGAACTCGGCCGACGGCGGTGGATGGCGCGTGAAGCTGTCCCACGGTGTGGTGCAGGGCAACTCCCTGACAACCATTTACTACCACAACAGCAGCATCGTGGTTTCCAACGGCCAGCAGGTATCGCAGGGACAACTCATTGCGTACTCGGGTAGCACAGGTAACTCGACGGGGTGCCACGCACACTTCGAAACCTGGCTGAACGGGGCCGCGGTGGATCCGATGACCCTCCTCTAG